From Acropora muricata isolate sample 2 chromosome 14, ASM3666990v1, whole genome shotgun sequence, one genomic window encodes:
- the LOC136897780 gene encoding uncharacterized protein produces the protein MEAAMLIALLGNITALMENIIIQMALTCTAYQAGKRRCVIALLQAESRIQKRRLAIHNPKRKKRKYWVRPGRTSLWWENFVNNIVVAEEWRENFRMSKENFMKLCDKVRPFLLKQSTNMRSPISVEKQVAVILYYLSDEGRYLKVANAFGIGKSTVSETVRKVCKCISIVLGPEYIKLPTSEQDVKQAVSNFYDAHGFPQCIGAVDGTHIFIKQPLENATDFVNRKNRYSLNVQAICDYRYCFMDVVIKWPGSVHDARIFCNSKLNEMLRNGSIPSLPKVIVPNTDPVPICVLGDPAYPLLPYVMKEYPGGGSTSEDQFFGWRLCSARMVI, from the coding sequence ATGGAGGCTGCTATGTTAATCGCTCTTCTCGGAAACATCACGGCGTTGATGGAAAATATCATCATTCAAATGGCCTTGACCTGCACAGCTTACCAAGCAGGAAAAAGACGCTGTGTTATTGCCCTTTTACAAGCAGAAAGCCGTATCCAAAAACGTCGTTTAGCTATCCataatccaaaaagaaaaaagagaaaatattgggTGAGACCGGGAAGAACTTCGCTCTGGTGGgagaattttgtaaataacattgtCGTTGCAGAAGAGTGGCGTGAAAACTTTAGAATGTCGAAAGAAAATTTCATGAAATTATGTGATAAGGTGAGACCTTTTCTACTAAAGCAGTCTACAAATATGAGATCACCTATTAGTGTTGAAAAACAAGTAGCTGTAATATTGTACTATCTATCGGACGAGGGTAGGTACCTCAAGGTTGCTAATGCTTTTGGGATCGGGAAATCAACTGTATCTGAAACTGTTCGCAAAGTTTGCAAATGCATTTCAATCGTCCTTGGGCCTGAGTACATCAAATTACCAACCTCAGAACAGGATGTAAAACAGGCAGTTAGCAATTTTTATGATGCTCATGGTTTCCCACAATGCATAGGAGCAGTTGATGGAACTCATATCTTTATCAAACAGCCCTTGGAAAATGCAACGGATTTCGTCAACCGAAAAAACAGATATTCTTTGAATGTGCAAGCCATTTGTGACTATAGATATTGCTTCATGGATGTTGTAATAAAATGGCCTGGCAGTGTCCATGACGCAAGAATTTTCTGTAACTCTAAACTCAACGAAATGTTAAGAAATGGCTCCATCCCATCTTTACCAAAGGTTATAGTTCCCAATACTGACCCTGTTCCAATCTGTGTGCTTGGAGACCCGGCATACCCATTGCTACCTTATGTGATGAAGGAATACCCTGGCGGAGGAAGTACATCAGAAGATCAATTCTTTGGATGGCGCCTTTGTTCTGCGCGCATGGTTATCTAA